The proteins below are encoded in one region of Numenius arquata chromosome W, bNumArq3.hap1.1, whole genome shotgun sequence:
- the LOC141476579 gene encoding uncharacterized protein isoform X2 → MTGWCRLWIYNYGLLVKPLYELLKSNSKNIVWNKEADRAFHQLKKRLMEAPALGLPDTTKPFWLFSYEKQGMALGVLAQNLGPYRRAVAYFSKQLDGVSKGWPSCLRAVAAVVINIQEARKFTLGQKITVMVSHTVSAVLEVKGGHWLSPQRFLKYQAILIEQDDVEITVTNIVNPASFPSGTAGESVTHDCLETIEAVYSSRPDLKEEPLEDAEDSWFTDGSSFIQQGIRKAGYAVTTTEKVIESKALAPNTSAQKAEIIALTRALKLAKGKRINIWTDSKYAFGVVHAHGAVWRERGLLSTQGKHIKHAEEILKLLDAVLLPTKVAIMHCKAHQKGNTAMELGNALADREAKRAAEMGNAESFTDSPLKPKWEGPFQVLLTTHTAIKIKEQAAWIHWTHVKRAPEPQWTST, encoded by the exons atgacaggatggtgtcgtctctggatatataactacggactcttggtaaagccgctatatgagttattaaaatctaactcaaagaacattgtgtggaataaggaagcagacagagccttccatcagttaaaaaagaggttaatggaagcacctgctctgggattacccgatactactaaacctttctggttgttttcctatgaaaaacaaggaatggccttaggagtcctagctcagaatctgggaccctatcgaagggcggtggcatacttctctaaacagctcgacggagtaagtaaagggtggcctagctgtctccgagcagtggcagcagtggtaataaacatccaagaggcccgtaagttcaccctaggccagaaaatcacagttatggtatcacataccgtctcagcagtactagaagtaaaaggggggcattggctttcgcctcagaggtttcttaagtaccaggctatcctgatagagcaagatgatgtagaaataacagtaactaatattgtcaatccagcctctttccccagcggaactgcaggagaatcagtgacccatgactgcttggaaacaatcgaggctgtgtactccagtcgaccagacctgaaagaagaaccattggaagatgcagaggattcctggttcaccgacgggagcagtttcattcaacaggggatacgcaaagctggctatgcggtaaccaccacagagaaggtaatagagtccaaagccctggccccaaatacatcagcccaaaaggctgagataatagcactaacccgagcgctgaaactagccaaaggaaaacgaataaatatctggacagactctaaatatgcttttggggtggtgcatgctcacggggcggtctggagagaaagaggactcttatctacacaagggaaacacatcaaacatgctgaagaaattctcaagctcttagatgcagtattactgcctaccaaagtggctatcatgcactgcaaagcccaccaaaaagggaacaccgctatggaattgGGCAatgcactggcggaccgagaagccaaaagagcagcagagatgggtaatgcagag tcttttacagattcaccactgaagccaaagtgggaaggtcccttccaggtactgctgaccactcacacagccataaagattaaggaacaagccgcttggatccattggactcacgtcaagagagctccagaaccccaatggacatcaacgtag
- the LOC141476579 gene encoding uncharacterized protein isoform X1 produces MTGWCRLWIYNYGLLVKPLYELLKSNSKNIVWNKEADRAFHQLKKRLMEAPALGLPDTTKPFWLFSYEKQGMALGVLAQNLGPYRRAVAYFSKQLDGVSKGWPSCLRAVAAVVINIQEARKFTLGQKITVMVSHTVSAVLEVKGGHWLSPQRFLKYQAILIEQDDVEITVTNIVNPASFPSGTAGESVTHDCLETIEAVYSSRPDLKEEPLEDAEDSWFTDGSSFIQQGIRKAGYAVTTTEKVIESKALAPNTSAQKAEIIALTRALKLAKGKRINIWTDSKYAFGVVHAHGAVWRERGLLSTQGKHIKHAEEILKLLDAVLLPTKVAIMHCKAHQKGNTAMELGNALADREAKRAAEMGNAEVQSLVPDVFYRFTTEAKVGRSLPGTADHSHSHKD; encoded by the exons atgacaggatggtgtcgtctctggatatataactacggactcttggtaaagccgctatatgagttattaaaatctaactcaaagaacattgtgtggaataaggaagcagacagagccttccatcagttaaaaaagaggttaatggaagcacctgctctgggattacccgatactactaaacctttctggttgttttcctatgaaaaacaaggaatggccttaggagtcctagctcagaatctgggaccctatcgaagggcggtggcatacttctctaaacagctcgacggagtaagtaaagggtggcctagctgtctccgagcagtggcagcagtggtaataaacatccaagaggcccgtaagttcaccctaggccagaaaatcacagttatggtatcacataccgtctcagcagtactagaagtaaaaggggggcattggctttcgcctcagaggtttcttaagtaccaggctatcctgatagagcaagatgatgtagaaataacagtaactaatattgtcaatccagcctctttccccagcggaactgcaggagaatcagtgacccatgactgcttggaaacaatcgaggctgtgtactccagtcgaccagacctgaaagaagaaccattggaagatgcagaggattcctggttcaccgacgggagcagtttcattcaacaggggatacgcaaagctggctatgcggtaaccaccacagagaaggtaatagagtccaaagccctggccccaaatacatcagcccaaaaggctgagataatagcactaacccgagcgctgaaactagccaaaggaaaacgaataaatatctggacagactctaaatatgcttttggggtggtgcatgctcacggggcggtctggagagaaagaggactcttatctacacaagggaaacacatcaaacatgctgaagaaattctcaagctcttagatgcagtattactgcctaccaaagtggctatcatgcactgcaaagcccaccaaaaagggaacaccgctatggaattgGGCAatgcactggcggaccgagaagccaaaagagcagcagagatgggtaatgcagaggtacaatccttggtcccagatg tcttttacagattcaccactgaagccaaagtgggaaggtcccttccaggtactgctgaccactcacacagccataaagattaa
- the LOC141476579 gene encoding uncharacterized protein isoform X3 has protein sequence MTGWCRLWIYNYGLLVKPLYELLKSNSKNIVWNKEADRAFHQLKKRLMEAPALGLPDTTKPFWLFSYEKQGMALGVLAQNLGPYRRAVAYFSKQLDGVSKGWPSCLRAVAAVVINIQEARKFTLGQKITVMVSHTVSAVLEVKGGHWLSPQRFLKYQAILIEQDDVEITVTNIVNPASFPSGTAGESVTHDCLETIEAVYSSRPDLKEEPLEDAEDSWFTDGSSFIQQGIRKAGYAVTTTEKVIESKALAPNTSAQKAEIIALTRALKLAKGKRINIWTDSKYAFGVVHAHGAVWRERGLLSTQGKHIKHAEEILKLLDAVLLPTKVAIMHCKAHQKGNTAMELGNALADREAKRAAEMVFYRFTTEAKVGRSLPGTADHSHSHKD, from the exons atgacaggatggtgtcgtctctggatatataactacggactcttggtaaagccgctatatgagttattaaaatctaactcaaagaacattgtgtggaataaggaagcagacagagccttccatcagttaaaaaagaggttaatggaagcacctgctctgggattacccgatactactaaacctttctggttgttttcctatgaaaaacaaggaatggccttaggagtcctagctcagaatctgggaccctatcgaagggcggtggcatacttctctaaacagctcgacggagtaagtaaagggtggcctagctgtctccgagcagtggcagcagtggtaataaacatccaagaggcccgtaagttcaccctaggccagaaaatcacagttatggtatcacataccgtctcagcagtactagaagtaaaaggggggcattggctttcgcctcagaggtttcttaagtaccaggctatcctgatagagcaagatgatgtagaaataacagtaactaatattgtcaatccagcctctttccccagcggaactgcaggagaatcagtgacccatgactgcttggaaacaatcgaggctgtgtactccagtcgaccagacctgaaagaagaaccattggaagatgcagaggattcctggttcaccgacgggagcagtttcattcaacaggggatacgcaaagctggctatgcggtaaccaccacagagaaggtaatagagtccaaagccctggccccaaatacatcagcccaaaaggctgagataatagcactaacccgagcgctgaaactagccaaaggaaaacgaataaatatctggacagactctaaatatgcttttggggtggtgcatgctcacggggcggtctggagagaaagaggactcttatctacacaagggaaacacatcaaacatgctgaagaaattctcaagctcttagatgcagtattactgcctaccaaagtggctatcatgcactgcaaagcccaccaaaaagggaacaccgctatggaattgGGCAatgcactggcggaccgagaagccaaaagagcagcagagatgg tcttttacagattcaccactgaagccaaagtgggaaggtcccttccaggtactgctgaccactcacacagccataaagattaa